A stretch of DNA from Acidobacteriota bacterium:
CACGGCGTCGAAGTTGTTGCTGACCGCTGGCAAGTAGCACATGGCCGTATTGTTTATTACGGCGAATGCACGCGCGAACCTTTGCGCATCGTGCTGAATGAAGCCGTGCTCGAACAGGCGGACTACTGCGAACAGATGCGTGAACTCGTCATCGCGCACGAACTCGGTCATTTGTTGCTGCCGCGTCCTTCGGTTTTCGCTTCAAGCAAAACAATTGAAAGTGCTGCCCACGCCTTTGCGCACGAATGGATTGGCAATTGTTGACGCGAAGCGTCTTTGGAGTGCGGGCGGCACAGGCCGCCGCTTTGATAGTCCAGTTGCTTATTCGACAATCCGGAAGACTACCAAAGCGGCGGCCTGTGCCGCACGCATTCCAAAGGCTCCGCTCTGCTTGCAAGTGAACAGCGAAATTTATGGCGTACTTTTTAGGGATTGATGGCGGACAGAGCCACACCACGGCGTTGGTTGCCGATGCGCAGGGGCGCATTGTGGGTTGTGGACACGCGGGTGCAAGCAATCACACCCGCGCGCCGGGCGGACGCGAACGGCTGACCAACGCCGTTAATCAGGCAGTTGGTACGGCGTTGCGGCAGGCCGGGTTAATTGAACCGCAGGAGGTGCGCGCGTTCCGATTCGTGAGCGCCTATCTCGCGCTGACCGGTGTACCCGAAGACAAAGTCGCCATCGTCAACGAATTGCTTTCCGCTGAATTTCTGAAAGTAGACCACGATGCACCGGGCGCGTTGGCGGGCGCGCACGCAGGTCAGCCGGGCGTGATCGTGTTGGCGGGCACGGGTTCAGTGGCGTGCGGCGAAGCGTTTGATACACGCGGCGCACGGCGTTACGTGCGCGTCGGCGGACGGGGTTATCTGTTCGCTGATGAAGGCAGCGCCTTTGCCATCGCGCGGCAGGCCTTGGCGCTGGCGTTGCGGCGGGCGGATCGTGTTGATGGTTACGACGAATTGCAGACCGCGCTGCTTGAATATTTCGCGCGGCCCGACCTGCCCAGCATCAGCGAAGACGTTTATGCCGACGTAATCTCGCGCGATCAATTGGCTGGCTTTGCCGTCGTGGTGGCGGCGCTGGCCGAACGCAGCGTCAGCGCGGCGCAACCATTGCTTGACCAGGCGGCGGATGATTTGGCCGAGTTGGCCGAAGCCGTCACGCAGCGTTTGCAAGCCAGCGAGCCGCTCGCTGTCTCGTATCACGGCGGCGTTTTCAAGAGCACCCATCTGTTTGCGCAATTCCGCGCCGCCCTTGCCCGGCGCTTGCCGCACGCGCGCCTTGTCACCCCGCGTTTCACTGCGTCCGTTGGCGCATTACTGTTGGCGTATCGGCAGGCCGGCATAACCATCACTCCCCAACTACTCGACCAATTAGAGCGGTTTGCAATTACGTTTATGGGAGCAGCTTGTGCCGGGACGGTACCGCGCGCGTGAGCAAGCGGCGCGTCAAGCTTACGCCGTGGGTTGAGTCGTGCAGGCTCCGCTTGCTCACGCGCGCGGTACCGTCCCGCAGCGCGGCTTTTCCCGTAAATTGAAGTGAAAACCAATCTAGTACTCCATCAAGCTGTAAGTGATGGATGCTGAGAGCGCATCCGGGATGTAGGGCGGGATTAAATGTTGCAAGGCGGACTCATTGTCTCTTGCCAGGCCCCAGCCGGTTCGCCGCTCAACGATCCCTACATCATCAGCGCGCTGGCCTTGACGGCTGAACAACACGGCGCGGTGGGCGTGCGCATCAAACACGCCGAGCAAGTCGCGGCGACCCGCGCGCGCGTTCACGTCCCAGTGATTGGTTTGGATAAAGTCGAATGCGCCGCTTCACCGGTTTACATCACGCCGACGTTCGCCAGCGCCGAGCGCCTCGCCGCCAGCGGAGCCGACATCATCGCGACCGATGCCACGCTGCGCCCACGCCCCAACGGCGAAACGCTGGATGTACTGATCCGGCGCATTCAAGACGAATTGCACAAACCCGTGCTAGCCGACGTGGCGACGCTCGACGAAGGCTTGCACGCGGCGGATTGCGGCGCGGCCTTCGTGGCGACGACGTTGTGCGGTTATACCGAAGAGACGGCGGGTATGAATTTGCCCGCGTTTGACTTGCTGGAAAAACTGGCCGCACGACTGACCCTGCCGGTGATTTGCGAAGGCGGCGTGAGTACGCCGAAAGACGTGCGGCGCGCCTTCGATTGCGGCGCGTTTGCGGTGGTAGTGGGGACGGCGATTACGGGCGTTGGGCAGTTGGTTGGCCGCATTGTAACAGCTACCCCACGCGCTACTCCGCGATGAAGCGGCGGCCGTCAATTCTTTCTCCCGCCTTCAGCAGCAGCGCCACCGCCTCCGCATAAACCCGATGTTCTTCCATCAAAATTCGCGCCGACAACGAATCTTCGGTATCGTCCGGCAACACCGGCACGACAGCCTGTTTGATGATCGGGCCGTGGTCGAGGTGTTCATCCACCAGATGCACGGTGCAGCCCGAAAACTTGACGCCGTAATCCAGCGCCTGGCGTTGGGCGTGCAAGCCGGGAAAGGCGGGCAGCAGCGAAGGGTGAATGTTGAGCACGCGATGCTGGAATTCGCCGATGAACCAGGGCGAGAGCAGGCGCATGTAACCCGCCAGGCAGACGACATCCACCTGCGCGGCGTGCAGGTGTTCAGCCAGCGCGCGGTCGTGCTCTTCGCGGGTTTTGCCGCGATGGTCGAGCACGCAGGTGGGAATGCCGAGTTCGGCGGCTTTCGCCAATCCGCCCGCATCGGCAACGTTGCTGATGACGAGCGCGATTTCGGCGTCGGGGATGCGCCCGGCGCGGACGGCTTCGGCCAGCGCGAGCATGTTGGAACCGCGGCCAGAGATGAGAATGCCAATGCGTTTCATAAGGTGATTCAGGATGGAACGATAGATTGTTTTGTAAAGGAGGCGGGATTCTACTCTGTGACTAGGCTGGCAACCAACTCTACGGGTGAAGCTCTTTATGCCGCCATACCGGCGGAAGCTTTGAGGTGAGCTTCAGCCCAAGATGGCCGGAATTTTCCACCACCCGGACTGCGCGCCCGTGCGACTTGCTTTAACCGGCTTGCGCTTGGATTGGCCGGGCGGGCAGCGTGCGCGCGTTTTTGACCGAGCTTCCCACACTTTCTTGCTCCTCGCATTAAGGGCAGGGCATACGCAAAACTGCAAGAAGAGGTGTGGGCAAAGAGCCGCGCCACGCTCGTATGATTTTTAGAGCGGAAAAACACTGAGACTGACTGATTTGATTAGGCGGCTAGCAAATGCGTGAGGCATAATGCGGTCGCATTCCAGGTGCCAATAACTTTGCTATCGTCTAAAGAACCTTCGAAAGAAGATTCCTTTATGAACCCTCAACCCTTACGAATTCAGCGCGGATTGGCTTGTTAATAGCGCATTTCTGCTGAAGGTCATCCCCAGCGGACTGGTCATGGCATCAATCAGTCCGGCTTATGCTTCTGGCAAAAAAACACCGCTCACTGGGGCAAGTTTAACCCTTTAGGTAAGTACCGACTGTCTGTCTGTTCGCCAGGCGATGGTTCTCTTGGTTGTCGCCTATGTGGTTGGCCATTGGAACTGCCTGAGCGGCTATGACGATGCTGTTTCTAGCTCTGACCCTAAACCAAGGCCTGGCAAATAACTGCTTGCTTTCGTCCCAGTGAGTTTGGTTCTGCCTGGTTTTTGGCGCTGATCACGCCAAAAAAATTTGGTAGTGGGGTAGTCAGGTGGGACTACAAACTAAAGCCGTCCCACCTGACTACCCCACTACCAAAAATTGATTGTCTCTCTAACCTGCGAGGAAGTTTTATGAAACCCACAAACAAATCTGCGCGCAAACAAAAAAAAGCCAACGGGAAGTTGCGTGGACTGGCGCTGCTGGTCCTGCTCATGGCTGTCGGTGTTGTAATTTGGCAAGCCAGCAAGCCGATGCTGGCTGCGAGCAGTATGGCGGCTGCCGTGGAAAGCAGCCGCTTATCGCTCGATACGGCGGTCGAGGTTTATCGCGACAATCGCACGAGCGCCAACTGGCAGGCTGTCGAGGCCGCGCGCCAGGTCTATCAAACGGCTTTTACCGAGGCCGTGAAAGTCAACGCCGTCAGTCCCGCTCCAGTCATGGCGGCGAGTGCGGCATTACAGCTACAGACGCTAGCTGCCATAAAGAAAAGCTTGACCCCAAACCAGAAGAAGATTAGCTCCCGACTACTCTTCGCCGCGCGCAAACAACGTGTGCAACTGCCCTTGGAGTTAAATTCAATGCGCACATCAGTACCGACCAGCGCTAGCGGTGACACCTTAGTAGATATCACTGTAATTAATCGCACGGCTGGTTTGAAAGTGCTGGACAAGTTTAGCTTCAAAGTCGTCAACGCCAGCCCTGCTGGCAGGGTGATCGTGGCGGAAGTACCGTTGGGTAAATTGGAAGAGCTGGCTGCGTTCCCAGAGATTATTGCCATCCGCGAACATGCCAAAGCCTACACCAGCCGCTATGTCCCATCTGGGGCTGAGGCGCAGACGCTAGTCAAACCTAGCTTTGAAAAACGGGCGGAAGCGTTGCGGAATCGGGTATCCGCAGCTTTGGCTGGGATGGTGTCCAATGTTTCTGAAGGCGATAAGACGCACCGGGCGCTGGATGCGCGTGGATTCTTTGGCGTCAATGGTAGTGGCGTAAAAGTCGGAGTGATCTCTGACGGTGTGGATTCGCTGGCGGCGTTGCAGGCCTCGGGTGATCTGCCTGCCGTGACCGTACTGGACGCGGGGTCAGGCGATGAAGGCTCGGCGATGCTCGAAATCGTTCATGATCTGGCGCCAAATGCACAACTTTATTTTGCTACTGCCGACCCCACGCAAGCCACTTTTGCGGCAAACATCATCGCCCTAAAAAATGCGGGCTGCAATATCATCGTGGACGATGTCGT
This window harbors:
- a CDS encoding N-acetylmannosamine-6-phosphate 2-epimerase — translated: MLQGGLIVSCQAPAGSPLNDPYIISALALTAEQHGAVGVRIKHAEQVAATRARVHVPVIGLDKVECAASPVYITPTFASAERLAASGADIIATDATLRPRPNGETLDVLIRRIQDELHKPVLADVATLDEGLHAADCGAAFVATTLCGYTEETAGMNLPAFDLLEKLAARLTLPVICEGGVSTPKDVRRAFDCGAFAVVVGTAITGVGQLVGRIVTATPRATPR
- a CDS encoding phosphoribosylglycinamide formyltransferase — translated: MKRIGILISGRGSNMLALAEAVRAGRIPDAEIALVISNVADAGGLAKAAELGIPTCVLDHRGKTREEHDRALAEHLHAAQVDVVCLAGYMRLLSPWFIGEFQHRVLNIHPSLLPAFPGLHAQRQALDYGVKFSGCTVHLVDEHLDHGPIIKQAVVPVLPDDTEDSLSARILMEEHRVYAEAVALLLKAGERIDGRRFIAE
- a CDS encoding ATPase; its protein translation is MAYFLGIDGGQSHTTALVADAQGRIVGCGHAGASNHTRAPGGRERLTNAVNQAVGTALRQAGLIEPQEVRAFRFVSAYLALTGVPEDKVAIVNELLSAEFLKVDHDAPGALAGAHAGQPGVIVLAGTGSVACGEAFDTRGARRYVRVGGRGYLFADEGSAFAIARQALALALRRADRVDGYDELQTALLEYFARPDLPSISEDVYADVISRDQLAGFAVVVAALAERSVSAAQPLLDQAADDLAELAEAVTQRLQASEPLAVSYHGGVFKSTHLFAQFRAALARRLPHARLVTPRFTASVGALLLAYRQAGITITPQLLDQLERFAITFMGAACAGTVPRA